Genomic segment of Truepera radiovictrix DSM 17093:
GCACCGGGCGACGGCGCGGGTAAGGGTCAGGGTTGGCTGTGTGGTGGTGAGCAGCACGCGGCGCTACGCCACCGGTAGTACAACCGCTTGCGCCGAACCGAACGCTCGTTCATACTGTGAGAACGTCGTCTTGTCACGTCCTTGTCAGGCGCGCTTTAAGCGCCGACGTCACCGCACTATAGGCCCTATCGTAGGAGCGCGAACGCCATAGGTCGGTGAAACGCGTCACACGGTTTGCTCGTTCGAGCGGCAACCACCCGCCGCTCACCTGGAGGAGACGCCATGGTGATTGGACAAACAGCGCTGCGCTCGCCCGCCTTTAGCGAGCGCCTCAGTGCGCTCTTAAGGGAGCTGCAAGCGCGCGGCTGCACGGTCTGGCTCGAGGGTATGACCTTGCGCTTCGACGTCCCCGAGGGCCAGCTCGCGTGGGTGCGAGCGGGGGGCGTGAGCGAGCTGCTCGGGCGCTACGGCGACGTGGTGCTCTGGCTGCCCGAGGAGCTGCCGAGCGACCTCCGGGAAGCGCAGCTCGGTTTTCAACCCGTCTGGCCGCGCGCGCCTGCCGCGGAGGGGCCAGCAGCACGCACCCTGCAGCGCCCCCAGCGATGGCCGCGCTTTGGCGCGCGCCCGCAAAACAAGTCTCACCGCTAAAGCGGCAAAACGCCACACCAAGCAGCGCGCCGCACCGCCCAGGTTCGGCGCGTTTGCCGTGGGGTTTGCGCCCCTAGGCCGCGCCGTTGACGCCTCTACGCCGCAGACGTTAGGATGCGCCGAGCAAACGTGCACATAACCCCCATCCCGCTCGCCTCGAGGCGCGCCCTTATGGTGGCGCGGGGGTCGCTACGCACGTCGGCCAAGCCACGTCGGCAAAGGAGGAAGCCGTGAAGGGTTTGCTTGCGGTTTCGAGGGGTATCGACGCCCTAACGACCGCGGTCGGTCGGGTGATGTTTTGGCTTACGTTGGTGATGGTGCTGATCGGCGCTTTTAACGTCATCACGCGCTACGTCGGGCGCGCCTTTAACCTCTCGCTCGGCGGCACGCGCTACATCGTCTTGCAAACCTACGCCTACAACCTCGTCTTCTTGCTCGGCGCCGCGCACGTCTTTAACCGCGACGGCCACGTCCGGGTCGACATCCTCTACGCCAACCGCAGCCCCCGCACAAAGGCGTGGATCGACATCCTCGGCACGCTCTTTTTCCTCTTCCCCTTCTGCGTGCTGGGTTTCTACCTGAGCTGGGGCTACGTCATGCGCTCGTGGCAGCAAAATGAGGTCAACATCAACGCCGGTGGGTTACCGGTCTATCCCATCAAAACGGTGATCCTCGTCGCTTTTGCGCTGTTGGTGCTGCAGGGCGTGAGCGAGATCATCAAGCGCGTCGCCGTGCTGCGCGGCTACCCGCCGCCGGCGACCGCGGCCCCCGCCGACGTGCCCCACTCGGGCGCGCTGGGCGCGGATCACCCCACCGAGCTGCTGCCACCCGAGCGTCCAGAGACGTCTACGAGGCGTGAGCGCTAATGGCCTACCTCAGCTTGTGGATGTTCGGCGCCGCTATCTTGCTCCTGCTCATCGGCTACCCGGTCGCCTTCTCCTTGGGCGGCACCGCCGTGCTCTTTACGCTTATCGGCTCCGACCTGCTCCCCTCGTGGGGGGTGCCGCTCCCCTGGGAGCCGATGTTCCCGCTTGCGCGCCTTAACATCTTGCCCAACCGCATCTACGGCACCATCATGGACAACTACACCCTGGTGGCGGTGCCCTTTTTCGTCTTTATGGGGGTGATGCTCGAAAAGTCCGGCCTCGCCGAGGAGCTCCTCGAGACCATGGGCACCCTTTTCGGCTCCCTGCGGGGGGGGCTAGCGATCTCGGTCGTGGCCGTCGGGGCGCTGCTCGCCGCCTCGACCGGGGTGGTCGGCGCTTCGGTCGTCACCATGGGGGTGCTCGCGCTCCCCGTGATGCTCAAGTACAACTACAGCAAATCCCTCTCGACGGGCGTCATCGCCTCGTCGGGGACGCTCGGGCAGATCATCCCGCCCTCTATCGTGCTCGTCATCTTGGGTGACCAGATCGGCGTCTCCGTCGGGCAGCTTTTTTTGGGGGCGCTCATCCCCGGCTTTTTGCTCGCCGGGCTCTTTATCCTCTGGGTGGTGTTCGTCGCCATCACGCGCCCGCAAGACGCCCCCGCCATGCCGCCCGAAGCGCGCACGCTGCGCGGCGGGGCGCTCGCTCTCAAGGTGCTTAAAAGCCTTATCCCCCCCCTTTTTCTCATCCTCTTGGTGCTCGGCACCATCTTTTTCGGCTTGGCCACACCTACCGAGGCGGGCGCCATGGGCGCGCTCGGCGCCATGCTCTTAGCCGCCATCAATCGCCGCTTGACCCTGCGCAACCTGCTCGACACGATGAGCCAGACGGTCACGCTCACCAGCATGGTCTTTATCATCCTCGTCGGGGCGACCGCCTTTAGCATGGTCTTTACCGCGCTGCGCGGCGATCAGGTGATCGACAACTTTTTGCTCAACCTCCCCGGCGGGCAGTGGGGCTTTTTGTTCTTCACCATGTTGGTGATTTTTCTGCTGGGGTTTTTCATCGACTTTATCGAGATCACCTTTATCGTGGTCCCCTTTATCGCGCCGATCGCGCTGCAGTACTTCGGTCCGGAGATGATGCTGTGGTTTGGCATCCTGGTCGCCATGAACCTGCAGTCGTCGTTTCTCACCCCGCCCTTTGGCTTCGCCCTCTTCTACCTCAAGGGGGTCGCACCGCCCAGCATCAAGTCGGGCCACATCTACCAGGGCATCATCCCCTTTATCGTGCTGCAGCTCCTGATGCTCGTGCTCCTCGTCCTCTTCCCACGCCTCGTGACGTGGCTCCCCTCGCTCGCGCGGCCGACGGGCTAACGCTGCACCCTAGTCACGTCAAACGCCGAGCTTTTTTGCTCGGCGTTTCAACGTGCCAAAGCCCTCCGCGCCGCCAGCTAGCCGCCGGCCTCCTCCTGGGCGCTTTGGTCGTAGATAAAGTTCTGGAAGGCGTACTCCGCTTGGCGGTGCCACTCGCGGATGTTATCGCGAAACGCGGTAAAGCTTTCAAGCGTGCGCGCGTAGAACTCGTTGCCCGAGGCGTTCTGGTCGTGCACCTCGTCCATGTGGCCCCGCAGCGCCGTGAGGATCTCCGGCGAGAAGGTGCGCAGCTGCGTCCCCGAGTCGACGAGGCGCTGCAGCGCGGGGCCGTTTTCGGCCTCGTAGCGCGCGAGCATCAGCTCGTTAGCGGCGTGCGCCGCGGTTCGGAAGGCCTCCTGGATTTCGGGCGGAAACGCGTTGTAGGTGTCGAGGTTGACGTAGAGGCAGAGCGTCGCCGACGGCTCCTGCCAACCGGGGCCGTAGTAGAAGGGCGCGGCTTGGTTAAGCCCCAAGATCTCGTCGTCGTAGGGGCCGACCCACTCGGTCGCGTCGATCACGCCGGTGTCGAGGGCCAGAAAGATCTCCCCCCCCGGCAGATTCTGCACGTTGGCGCCGGCGCGCGTCATCACCTCGCCGCCGAAGCCGGGGATGCGCATCGTCAGCCCGCGCAGGTCTTGGGGGGTGTTGATCTCGCGGCGGAACCAGCCGCCCATCTGCGTGCCGGTGTTGCCCGCGGCGAAGGCGATGAGGTTGTCCTGGGCGTTGAGCTCGTTCCACAGCTCTTGGGCGCCGCCCGCCATAAGCCACGCATTATGCTGCTGCGCCGTGAGCCCAAAGGGCACGGCGGTAAAAAAGGCGTGCGCGGGGTTGCGCCCGACGTAGTAGTACGCGGCCGAGTGACCGAGCGCAAAGGCCCCCGAGGAGACGGCGTCGTAGACCTCAAACCCCCCGACCTGCGCGCCCGCCGGGTAGACGGTAATCTGCACGTCGCCGCCGGTCAGCTCGTCGAGCACCCGCGCGATCTCCTCGCCACCACCATAGATGATGTCTAACGAGGCGGGAAACGAGCTCACCATCTCGAGCCGAAAGGTGCTCGCCTGCGCGCGCGCGAACATGAGCGGCGAAAAGGCCCCGCTCGCTGCGACCACACCCGCTTTTTTAAGGAACTCCCGACGCTTCATCCTGTCCTCCTGAGGTTTGGCCACCCTGCCTAGAACCGCCTCGAAAGCCGCTACCGCAACCCCTTCCCCACGAGGCTACGCTAGCCCGAGGCCGCAGGGCTCCCCCTGCGCAACCGCTACGCTTTGAGACGCGTTCTAAACACGTGCAGTATACTCAGCGGCTCTAGCGCTAGCAAGCTGTACGCGAGGGCGCAAGGACAACCCGCCCCGGCGCACCCCGAACCCCCTGCGCAGCCAGCACCGTCCCCACAATCGTAGTTCTGTCGGCACCCTCCCTAACCCGCCCGGGCGCCTGGGGATGCTAAGCTGAAAAGACGAGGAGGTTAACTATGCGTTTTGGACCGTTAGGCGTCTGGGAAATTCTGATCATCTTGCTCGTGATCTTGCTCGTCTTCGGGCCGCGCCGGTTGCCGGAGATGGCGCGCGGTTTGGGGCAGTCGGTACGCGAGTTTCGCAAGGGCATCCGCGACATAAAAGACGACATCGCGAAAGAGGAGGAGCGCCCGAACGCTGTCACGGTCGCCCCATCGACCGCTCAGCAGAGCTCCCCCCCGCCGAGCGCGCACGCGCCCAGCACCCACGTAGGGCCCGAGAGCGCAACCCAGGTGCACGAGGTGCGCACCGAGCCGGCAGCCGTTCAGAGCGCTCAGACGCGCGCCGACGACGCGGACGCCCCCCGACCCAAGTCCACCTAGACCGGCTTGAAGACCCCTCTCTCAACGCCAAGTGCAACGTCGGGAGGGTGGCCGTGGCGCCCTCCCGCTAGGGTTTTATGACGCTGATCGAACACTTCGAGGAGCTAAGGACGCGCCTATTTATCGCGCTCGGCGCGTGGGTCGTCGGGATGGGGGTGGCGTTCGTCTTCCGTACGGAGCTGCTCGCTTGGCTGCAGGCGCCTCTGCCCGAGGGCCTGACGCTGACCGCTTTCGGCATTCTGGAGCCCTTTATCGTCAGCATGCAGATCTCCGCCTTTTTCGGGCTGGCGCTCGCCGCCCCCGTGATCGTCGGGCAGATCTGGGGGTTTATCGCCCCCGGCCTCTACCCCGAAGAGCGCCGCTGGGCGGTACCCTTTGTGCTCCTGACCGCGCTCGCCTTTAGCGCCGGGATCCTTTTCGCCTACTACATCGTGCTGCCCTTTGCGCTCCCGATTATCGTCGGCTTTTTGGTCGGCGAGGTGCAGCTCTTGCCGGGCATCGGCGACTACATCTCGAAGATCCTCGTCTACATGGCGGTCTTCGGTTTGATCTTCGAGATGCCCGTGGTGAGCTTTCTTTTCGCGCGCCTCGGCCTCTTGAGGGCGCCTCTGCTGCAGCACTACCGCCGCTACGCGATCGTCATCAGCTTCGTTGCAGCGGCGCTCATCACCCCGACCGCCGACCCCATCAACTTGCTCCTGGTCGCCCTGCCGCTCGTTATACTCTACGAGGTGAGCATCCTCGTGGTGCGAATTTTCCAGCGGAAGGTGCCCTTTGCAAGAGACCATCCAGAACCTACGCGCCCGCATTGACGCGCTCAACCTGCAGCTGTTAGCGCTCCTGTCCGAGCGCGCGGCGGTCGCCGAAGAGATCGGCAGACTGCAGACCGCGCTCGGGATGCCGCACTACGACCCCGTGCGCGAGGCGCAGATGCTCGAGGCGCTCACCGCGGCCAACCGTGGCCCCTTTTCGGACGAGACCGTCAAGGGGCTTTTCAAGGCCATCTTCCAAGCGAGCATGCAGCTCGAGCAGGAGAGCGACAAGGTCAAGTACCTCACCTCGCGCCAGACCCGCCGCGAGGACACGGTCGTAAAGCTTGGCGACGTGGTTTTGGGCAGCCACCACGCCCCCGTGCTCGTCGCGGGCCCCTGCTCGATCGAGTCGCACGAACAGGTCGAGGCGGCAGCGGCGTTTGTCGCCTCGCGCGGGGTCAAGCTCTTTCGCGGCGGCGCCTTTAAACCGCGCACCGACCCCTACTCGTTTCAGGGTCTCGGCGAACAGGGTTTACGGCTCGGCCGCGAGGCGTGCGACCGGCACGGGCTCCTCTTTATCTCCGAGATCATGGACGCCTGCGACCTGCCGCTTTTCCTCGAGTACGCCGACGTGCTGCAGATCGGCGCGCGCAACATGCAGAACTTTACGCTGCTCCGCGCCGTAGGCCGCGCCAACAAACCCGTGCTCTTAAAGCGCGGCCTCTCGGCCACCATCGAAGAGTGGTTGATGGCCGCCGAGTACCTGCTCAGCGAGGGCAACACCAACGTCATCCTCTGCGAGCGCGGCATCCGCACCTTCGAGCGCTACACCCGCAACACCCTAGACGTCTCGGCGGTCGCGCTCGCCAAACAGGAGACCCACCTCCCCGTGCTCGTCGACGTCACCCACTCGGGGGGCCGCCGCGACCTGCTCGTCCCGCTGACCAAAGCGGGGCTCGCAGTCGGCGCCGACGGCATCATGGTCGAGGTGCACCCGAACCCCGCCGTGGCGCTCTCGGACAACAAGCAGCAGATGGACTTTGACGCCTTCGACCGCTACCTAGAGGAGACGGGCTACCACAAAAAGCTCTCGCAGAAGCGGCACGAGGTGTACGGGTTTTAGATCGTCAGAAGTCAGGAGTCAGTAGCCAGTAGGCACAAGTCAGGGTGGGCGACGCGTTCGTGCTGAGCCCGAGCCCTGACTTCCGAACACTGAATACTGACCCCTGAATTCTTACCCCTCGCTACTGACCCACCCCCCGACGTCTCGCCGCGCACCCCGAGCGCGCGGCCCAAGGGTAGACTGAGGCGACGTGCTTAACCGCCTGCTCAGCTTGATCGTCAAGGCGACGAACATCACACCGAGCTACACGCCGGAGCACTGCCTCGTCGTGACCAAAGCGGTCGGGGGGTGCACGGTCTGCGAGGAGACGTGCCCGCACCAGGCGATCACCATCGGGCGCGCGGTCGAGATCGACGAGATCGACTGCACCGGCTGTGGGCTCTGCGTGCAGGCGTGCCCCTCGCAGGCGCTCTCGAGCAGCGTCGCCTATAGCCGCGGCGCGCCCCTTAAGTGCTCGCAAGTCAAGGGCGACGCGCAGAGCGTTCAGTGCCTGACCCGCCTTCAACCCTCCGACGTGCTGGCCCTAGCGGGGCGCAAAGACCGCGTCACGCTCGTGCGCGGCGCGTGCGAGGGGTGTGCGATCGGTAGCCCCGAGGTACCGGCGCGCCTAGCGCAGCTGCTTCAGGACGCGGCGGCGCTCGCGGCGGTGCGGGGGCGCACGCTGCACACCGAGGTGCTCGTCCGCGAGCGCTACGACACCACCGACAACCCCGAAACCCTCAGCCGCCGCGAGCTGCTGCGCGGCGGCCTGCGCAGCTCCAAGCGCTTCTCGGCCGACCTGTTGGCCCCTTTGGAGGCGCTCGGCGAGGCGCAAGCCGAGGAGAAGGGGGTGCCGCTCGAGCTCGAAAAGCGCTTTTTGCTCCTCCGAGCGGCTCAACCCGAAGCGGAGGCGCGCGTCCCCTGGACCCTGCCGCGCGTTCACGACGGCTGCATCATGTGCCCGGTCTGCACCAACGTCTGCCCGACGGGCGCCTTTAAACGCGAGCTGAGCCCCGTTCAGATGGGCGGCGGCGGGGTGCTCAAGCTCGAGCCCGAGCGCTGCAACGGCTGCAACGCCTGCGTCACCTCCTGCCCCGTCCGGGTGATCACCCTCGACGGCGAGGTGACCTGGGGGGAGCTCTCCGGCGGCACCCAAGAGGTCTACCGCAAAGCCGGAGGGGCCCTGACGGGTTCGGTCGCCCGCCGGTAGCGCCCCCCACCGAACGCTCGCGGGCGCCTCACCAAGCCGACGGTGCAGCGCCTCGTACCGTCGCGCCTCAGCAAGCGCTCGCGGGCGCCTCGCCCGGGTAGGTGTCGTACACTAACCTATGGCCACCGACGACTGGGTTTACGAAGCGGTCGCGTCTACCCCCCACGGCGCGTCACTGCGCGAGGTGCAGCGCTACATCGACGAGCGCCACCACGAGGAGCTGTCGGTCAAGGTGCTCGGCGACGCGCTCGACCGCCTCGTGCAGCAGGGGCGGCTCGAGGTCGACAACGAACGCTACTTCGTCGTCCGCAAAACCAACAAAGAGGACGCCATGAGGCGCCTTTTCGGCGACACCTAGCGCTTTACCGGCGGCCAGACGGCCTGCAGCCACGCGGCGAGCAGCGCCGCCCCCAGGAGCGCCGTCGAGAACCCCAAAGCGCCTACCGGGCCGCCGAGGCGGTCCCCGGCAAAGCCGCTCACGCTCGGGCCGAGCGCCTGTCCGAGGGCGAAGACCGCCGTCGACACCCCCATCGCCCCCGCCCAAGCGCCCGGCGGCAAGAGCTTGCTAAAGGCGGCGGTCACGGCCGTGATCACCCCCAGAAAGCTCACCCCGAACGCGAACGCCGAGACCCACGGCCAGGCCGTCAGAACCGGGTAGAGGCTCGCGAGCGTCAGCACCAGGAGCACGTGCGTCATCCCCGCGCCGCCCCCCACGCGGTCGATCCACCGGCCCCACATAAGCCCCGTACACGACGCGCTCAGGCCCAAAAGCGCCCAGAAGGGGGCGAGCGGCACCCCGAGGGCGGTCGTAACGAAGGTCATGTAACCGATGTAGCCCGCACCGTAAAGGCCATAAGCGGCGAGCAAGGGCGCGATGGGGCGCAGGCTACCGGAGGCGCCGACGGTGCGCGGGGCGGGTTCTTGAAGCGCGCGCACGGGCGCTGTCGCCGCCCCACCGAGAAGCAGCGACAGTCCGCCTAGGAGCGCCCACGTCTCGCGCCAAGGAAGGGCCGCGAGCATCGCGAGCGGCGACAGCGCGATACCGACCCCCACCCCGCCGAAGTAGAGGCCGGTCGCAAGACCCCGCGAGGAGCGCCTCGGGGTGCTCGCGAGTACGAGCGCCGCCCCGCCCACGAAGACCCACGCGCCCAAGACCCCCTGCACCAGCCGTAGCGCCAGCAGCGCTCCGAAACTCGTACCGAGCGCCAGCAGCGCGAGCGCGAACGCCTGGAGGGCGAGCGCGGCGTAGAAGCCACGCCGGTAACCGACGGCGTAGAGCAGCCGGTGGCTGACGAGCGCCCCCACGAAGTAGCCCAGGGTGTTGGCGCTCCCCAAAAGCCCCGCCTGCGCGTAGGAGAGGCCCAGGGCGCGCTGCATCTCGGGTAAAACGAGCGCGTAGGCAAAACGCCCCACCCCGAGCGCCGCCGCCGGCCCCAGACCGAGGAGCGCCCCGACGATCAAAGGGCGCCCCGCCCCCCTTAGCACGCGGCGCGAGCGAGCGTCACAGCGGGTAACGCACGGTGAGCTCCGCGAGAGCGTAGAGCCCCAGGGCGAAGAGCGCGCGCAGGAGGTGGTTGCGCCACACGACGCGGCCGATGACCACCCGCGCGTTGACGAGCGAGGCGAGAGACGCCCCGACAAGACCTAGCGCCAGGATGGGGCGGTTATAGGGGATGGCCGACACGAACGCCGCCGCCGCCACCGCGAGCGTCAGGGCGGCCGCCATGAAAAGCCCCGCTACCCAGGGCTTGCGGCGGCTTACAAGCCACGCTCCGAAAACGTTGACGACCGCGTAGGCGGCGCTCAGCAGTGCGACGAGAAGGGCCCAAAAGAGCGCCACGCCCTAGGGTCCTCCCGCGTCGGGCGCTGCGAGGAGGTGCAGCGGCGCGTCCTGCGCGAGCGCCTGCACCGAGACGACGGTGAGCGGTTTGTAGGCGAGCTTTTGCACCTTGGCGACGAGCCACGCGTCCGCACCCGAGGTCTCGTCGGCGACCATAACGAGGCGCCCGACGCTGCCCTTACGACCGAGAAAGCGCGCCGCGCCCAACACCTCGAGGTCGGTATCGACCAGCCCTCCGTCGACCCGCCGCCCCTCCTCGCGTAAGAGCGCCGGCGAGAGCTGGTGCTGCGAGACGATGTGAAGGTAGGCGCCCTCCGAGGGGAGCGCGTGGGCTGCGGCGCGCTCGGCCAGCGCGCTACTCAGCAGCCACGGCTGGCCGAGCACACCGAGCGTCTCCCCCTCGGAGGGGCGCACGCGCCACTTGACCTCCGGCAATCGGGGCGCTCTCGCGCGGCTGCGGTAGCGCTCCCAGGTGCGGCGCACCAAGGCGGGGTCGTGGGTCAGCTTGAGGAGCGTACTTACCGCGAGGCTTTCAAGCGGCACCTCCAAAGTGGCGGGCACCCCGACAACGGGCGGCAGCCCGTAGAGGCGCGTCGCGAGCGCTTCGGGGAAGTCGGCGATAAAGGGGTCTTGCCCCCCGCCCCGCGTCGAGCCCCCGCTCGGATTCAGCTGCGGGGCGAGCAGGGCGTCGGCCTCTAGCGCGAGAGCCTGGGCGGCCGCCAGGCGAAAGGCGAGCCCCGGCACGGCGCCCAGCTGCGCGTCCCCCAAGCGTCCCCGCACCGCCTCGGCGGTCGGATAGACGACCTCTAACCCCGCGCCGGCGACGAGCTTGCTCCAAAAGTCGCCGTAGCGGGGCCAGAGCAGCTGAGTGACGAAACCAACACGCATAACGCATTAGTCTAGCATGAGCTTTTTTGGGGGTCCGCGCCCCCTAGAGGCCGCGCGACCTGTGTCAGAACCTCACCGCGCGCCCCGCGGCCGCTGCAGCGACCGCGCCGAGCGTCAGGGCCAAACTGCCTAGGTTCTCGCGCCCCGAGCTGGGCGGCTCCTGCTCGGTCGCCACGGCCTCGGCGAAGGCTACGAGCACGCCGCGCCGCCCCGGGTGCGCCACCTCAGGGAGCGTCACGCGGCGCCCGCGCAGCGTCACCGCCTCCCCCCCTAGGTCGCGCCCGTTGCGGCTCGTCCAGGTGAGCCGCCCCCGGCTCCCCTCGAGGCGCCACACGCCGGCCCAGTTTGTTCTGGGATTGCTGAGCCAGCTCCCGCGGTAGCTCATCACGGCGCCCCCGCGAAGCTGCACCGTCACCGCCGCGACGGCCGGATGGGCGAAGGGGCTGCCGGGGGGGTTCCAAGCGGTGCAGCTCACCGCCCCCGCCTCTTGGCGGAGCGTAAAGCGCAGGAGGTCGAAGTGGTGAATCGCCATGTCGAGCAGCAGCGGGTCGCGCAGCGCGAAGTAGGGGTGCCCCGCCGGCAGGAGGCGGGGCATGGGAAAGCGAAAGTCGACGTAGACGCTGCCGAGCGCGCCGAGCGCCCCTTCTGCCAGGAGCGCGCGCACGGCCAGGGGCGCCGGGAAAAAG
This window contains:
- a CDS encoding TRAP transporter substrate-binding protein → MKRREFLKKAGVVAASGAFSPLMFARAQASTFRLEMVSSFPASLDIIYGGGEEIARVLDELTGGDVQITVYPAGAQVGGFEVYDAVSSGAFALGHSAAYYYVGRNPAHAFFTAVPFGLTAQQHNAWLMAGGAQELWNELNAQDNLIAFAAGNTGTQMGGWFRREINTPQDLRGLTMRIPGFGGEVMTRAGANVQNLPGGEIFLALDTGVIDATEWVGPYDDEILGLNQAAPFYYGPGWQEPSATLCLYVNLDTYNAFPPEIQEAFRTAAHAANELMLARYEAENGPALQRLVDSGTQLRTFSPEILTALRGHMDEVHDQNASGNEFYARTLESFTAFRDNIREWHRQAEYAFQNFIYDQSAQEEAGG
- a CDS encoding Gfo/Idh/MocA family protein, producing MALRLIHAGFGGWGLDWVRHTTSVPEVRVVGVVDPRPAALEAARARYALPVAAAFASLGDALAATDAEAVLVTAPAAAHAPLALEALAAGKHVLVEKPLAETLEAARAVVAAAEAQGRVLMVSQNYRFFPAPLAVRALLAEGALGALGSVYVDFRFPMPRLLPAGHPYFALRDPLLLDMAIHHFDLLRFTLRQEAGAVSCTAWNPPGSPFAHPAVAAVTVQLRGGAVMSYRGSWLSNPRTNWAGVWRLEGSRGRLTWTSRNGRDLGGEAVTLRGRRVTLPEVAHPGRRGVLVAFAEAVATEQEPPSSGRENLGSLALTLGAVAAAAAGRAVRF
- a CDS encoding bifunctional 3-deoxy-7-phosphoheptulonate synthase/chorismate mutase, with product MQETIQNLRARIDALNLQLLALLSERAAVAEEIGRLQTALGMPHYDPVREAQMLEALTAANRGPFSDETVKGLFKAIFQASMQLEQESDKVKYLTSRQTRREDTVVKLGDVVLGSHHAPVLVAGPCSIESHEQVEAAAAFVASRGVKLFRGGAFKPRTDPYSFQGLGEQGLRLGREACDRHGLLFISEIMDACDLPLFLEYADVLQIGARNMQNFTLLRAVGRANKPVLLKRGLSATIEEWLMAAEYLLSEGNTNVILCERGIRTFERYTRNTLDVSAVALAKQETHLPVLVDVTHSGGRRDLLVPLTKAGLAVGADGIMVEVHPNPAVALSDNKQQMDFDAFDRYLEETGYHKKLSQKRHEVYGF
- a CDS encoding TRAP transporter small permease subunit, with translation MKGLLAVSRGIDALTTAVGRVMFWLTLVMVLIGAFNVITRYVGRAFNLSLGGTRYIVLQTYAYNLVFLLGAAHVFNRDGHVRVDILYANRSPRTKAWIDILGTLFFLFPFCVLGFYLSWGYVMRSWQQNEVNINAGGLPVYPIKTVILVAFALLVLQGVSEIIKRVAVLRGYPPPATAAPADVPHSGALGADHPTELLPPERPETSTRRER
- the tatC gene encoding twin-arginine translocase subunit TatC, with the translated sequence MTLIEHFEELRTRLFIALGAWVVGMGVAFVFRTELLAWLQAPLPEGLTLTAFGILEPFIVSMQISAFFGLALAAPVIVGQIWGFIAPGLYPEERRWAVPFVLLTALAFSAGILFAYYIVLPFALPIIVGFLVGEVQLLPGIGDYISKILVYMAVFGLIFEMPVVSFLFARLGLLRAPLLQHYRRYAIVISFVAAALITPTADPINLLLVALPLVILYEVSILVVRIFQRKVPFARDHPEPTRPH
- a CDS encoding YbfB/YjiJ family MFS transporter; amino-acid sequence: MIVGALLGLGPAAALGVGRFAYALVLPEMQRALGLSYAQAGLLGSANTLGYFVGALVSHRLLYAVGYRRGFYAALALQAFALALLALGTSFGALLALRLVQGVLGAWVFVGGAALVLASTPRRSSRGLATGLYFGGVGVGIALSPLAMLAALPWRETWALLGGLSLLLGGAATAPVRALQEPAPRTVGASGSLRPIAPLLAAYGLYGAGYIGYMTFVTTALGVPLAPFWALLGLSASCTGLMWGRWIDRVGGGAGMTHVLLVLTLASLYPVLTAWPWVSAFAFGVSFLGVITAVTAAFSKLLPPGAWAGAMGVSTAVFALGQALGPSVSGFAGDRLGGPVGALGFSTALLGAALLAAWLQAVWPPVKR
- a CDS encoding TRAP transporter large permease; this encodes MAYLSLWMFGAAILLLLIGYPVAFSLGGTAVLFTLIGSDLLPSWGVPLPWEPMFPLARLNILPNRIYGTIMDNYTLVAVPFFVFMGVMLEKSGLAEELLETMGTLFGSLRGGLAISVVAVGALLAASTGVVGASVVTMGVLALPVMLKYNYSKSLSTGVIASSGTLGQIIPPSIVLVILGDQIGVSVGQLFLGALIPGFLLAGLFILWVVFVAITRPQDAPAMPPEARTLRGGALALKVLKSLIPPLFLILLVLGTIFFGLATPTEAGAMGALGAMLLAAINRRLTLRNLLDTMSQTVTLTSMVFIILVGATAFSMVFTALRGDQVIDNFLLNLPGGQWGFLFFTMLVIFLLGFFIDFIEITFIVVPFIAPIALQYFGPEMMLWFGILVAMNLQSSFLTPPFGFALFYLKGVAPPSIKSGHIYQGIIPFIVLQLLMLVLLVLFPRLVTWLPSLARPTG
- a CDS encoding 4Fe-4S binding protein, whose protein sequence is MLNRLLSLIVKATNITPSYTPEHCLVVTKAVGGCTVCEETCPHQAITIGRAVEIDEIDCTGCGLCVQACPSQALSSSVAYSRGAPLKCSQVKGDAQSVQCLTRLQPSDVLALAGRKDRVTLVRGACEGCAIGSPEVPARLAQLLQDAAALAAVRGRTLHTEVLVRERYDTTDNPETLSRRELLRGGLRSSKRFSADLLAPLEALGEAQAEEKGVPLELEKRFLLLRAAQPEAEARVPWTLPRVHDGCIMCPVCTNVCPTGAFKRELSPVQMGGGGVLKLEPERCNGCNACVTSCPVRVITLDGEVTWGELSGGTQEVYRKAGGALTGSVARR